AACATGGCCTGTCTTAATTTTAAACTCACTCATGATCAGATAAAAAGATTGGATGAGGCAAGTAAAATTGAGCTAGGATTTCCTCATGATTTCCTTGTGAATGACGGTATGAGAAATAATTTGTATGGTGGCATGAGGCATGCTTTGGAAAATCACCGGGAAAAATGGTAATATTTGATTTATGATTTTGGAATTATCTTTAAATACTCATAAGTTTGTAAAACCAATAAGGATGCCCAGGTGGTGAAACTGGTAGACATATACGTTTGAGGTGCGTATGCCGTAAGGCGTGGGGGTTCAAATCCCCCCTTGGGTACTTGGAAAGCAAGAGTGGGGAGCAAGAGCTCACACTCTTGCTTCTTTTTTTATATACAGCTGTTCGACTTTGAAAAACTCACCGTTTATTTAAAAGCAAAAAGTTATAACCTGGAGGTTAATAAACTTTTAAAACAAATTGCTTTTGATTCAGCCATAGAAATACTCTTTAATCTGCCCACTTTAATAAACCAACCGTTTTAGCCAATTTTAAAATGATGACACTGGACGACAATTACGTTAAAATATTATTCCGTTTTCACAGTAATATCTTTGATGAAGAAATGGTCGAAACAATGTGGGCTGCAATTGTTGACAGAGACAAAGGACTTTACAAGCTGGATAGCATTCCGTTTTATGCACCGCTCGTTGCTTCAGATGACGTTGTGTTCGCAGAGTTTGACGACCAAGAACAAATGCTAACTTATCGCAAGACAGTAGAATATTCAGGGAACTCGACAATCCAAATTGTGTTAATGGACAAGTTTACGGACATCAATACAATTCGCGATATGTTTCGGGAACTTGGCTGTGTCTCTGAAAAAGTAAACGAAGGTTATTTTTCAATGGAAATTCCATTTTCTGTTGACTATAAAAATATAAAGCAAAAGCTGGACGAGATGGAAACAAAGGAAATAATTGTATATGCAGAACCATGTTTAGCAGACGGACACAGATATTGAAAACAACTGGCTTATATGGCCTTTTGAAATATGTTTGGAGTGAAGGGGGATTTCTTTTTGAGGTTTTGCAGTGACGATGCAATCGCTATTCTTGTGAATCCTCGTTAATATTATTCTACCAGCCGGTGAGCAATATTGTATTTCGTTTTACAGTTTTTGGCCAATTAACAAAAGCATCCTATAGTTTCAATATATCATCTAATGAGTCTAACACTCTTTGTTCCCAGAGCACTCTGGCTTTAGGCTCACAATGAAAGTTGGCGCCCTCGGTGGCTGTAAATACGATCATTTGTTTCGGGGCTCTGATCATGTCGTATAGTTGCTGTGATTGGCCGGGCCAGAATGATTCATTTTCAGGAGAAGTAATAATTACAGGACAACTAATTTTTTCTGCAATACCAGTCAGGTTATATTTCTGTACCTCTTTATAGGTATCGTAAGGATTGTTGAAACCATAGGGCCTTGCCCGAAAGTTAAACATTATTTCAGCCTCAGGCATTTGTTTAAATCCTTCCAGCATATATTTATTAAACATATCCTTATTGTCAGACTGTAGGAGGTCATGCATTTCTTTGGGGAGATGGGCGGTCCATGAACTGCTTACATCACATACACCAGGGTCTGTCACAATTGCTTTCAAACGTTTTTCATATGCAGCGGCACGAGATACCCAGTACCCGGCTTGACTTATTCCAAGCAATACAATTTTATTGTTATCTACCTCTGGTCTATCGATAATACTATTTATTACTGGCGTTATCACTTTTTCCCAATCGTACCTTAAATGAAGATTTTTTTCGAAGAGCGAACTTCCTTGTCCCGGTCCGTCAAATGTTACCAGGTTATAACCTCTTTCAAACATTCCCGCTCCGCCCATAGTCCACCAGTCGAGTATTGGCCCGTCGCTGCCATTATTAAAAATACATAGAGGGCGTGGTGACTTATCAGATCGGTGGCCTATGAAAAATCCTTGTAGTGTAGTGTCTTCGTATGGAATATCAAATTCTTCATATCTGAAGTCCATCAGCTTCGCCGCTGATTGCCAGCAGAACCGGTGAGTTTTGAAAAGGGACAGAAACTTTTCTGGATGTCCTGCTTCATCCAGGTAATCTGTGGCAGCATAATAATAAGTACTCGCACGCAGAAAGGCATCTCTCGCACTCTCACGGTGTCCTTTCTTTTGGCAATCCTCTGCAGTCATTTTACAGGCATCTGCAAATTTTACATAGGAATTCACAAAACTGATGGCATTGTTTTCGTCGGTAAGATTTTTTATTGCCAGCAATTCCCCTAAGTCGGCAAACTTATAATGAGCTTTTCCCAGTACATTAATAAATTTAAATTCGTTGCTCTCTGTTTTATAAAAATTATGTGTGGGAGGGAGGGAGGGTTCCTGAGCGCTTTTCAGGTCCGCACCTTTTATAGAGTTTCTTCTTTCCATAAATGATGTTTAAAGCCGAATAAACGGAACGAATGAACTGCAAAGATGTTCATTTCGCTATTATATACTTATATTGAATTTAATATGAAAATACTCTAAGCTGGGACATTGAGCTAAAGGATATGAAGATTGTTATGTATGCATGTAAAACCTGTTGAAGCAGGTATTGTCTGATGTCTGGAGGATTATATGTATTCAAGTGCAATCAATTGTTCAGGAAAGATGGGACTAATAGACGTTGAATTTATCGGGAGTATACAGCAAGTTATTAAACTTACTTTCGTTGCAGGCTGAATATACAAGGGGCGTCTGGAAAGCTTGTGTCTTATGTTGGGCTGGTTAGCACTAATGAATAGTGATGCAATCGCTATTATCATGAATCCACGTTAGTTTTATTTTAATTAGCATAGTTTGTGGAAAGGCAAACGAGGACTATTGGGGACATTGATAAGAGGAGGATGAGTATTGAAGGATAATCCTGTATATCAATCCCAGTTCAGACAATTCAGAATTAATCCTGTCTATCTCCTCATCCCATAAATCCCTGTTTAAAAAGAAAACCCTCCGGACTACTTAAAGCCTCGGAGGGTATGGATCTATTCAAAACAGAAAATCCTTTTTTACACCTCTATCTGTCTGGTGACAGTAATGTTGATGATGTTGGAGAATTCACCTACCTGTTCATCTTGAATCTTGTAGATTCCTTTGTAAGACCAGATAGCAGTATCCGAGCCA
The Sporocytophaga myxococcoides DSM 11118 genome window above contains:
- a CDS encoding DUF4265 domain-containing protein gives rise to the protein MMTLDDNYVKILFRFHSNIFDEEMVETMWAAIVDRDKGLYKLDSIPFYAPLVASDDVVFAEFDDQEQMLTYRKTVEYSGNSTIQIVLMDKFTDINTIRDMFRELGCVSEKVNEGYFSMEIPFSVDYKNIKQKLDEMETKEIIVYAEPCLADGHRY
- a CDS encoding alpha/beta hydrolase family protein, whose protein sequence is MERRNSIKGADLKSAQEPSLPPTHNFYKTESNEFKFINVLGKAHYKFADLGELLAIKNLTDENNAISFVNSYVKFADACKMTAEDCQKKGHRESARDAFLRASTYYYAATDYLDEAGHPEKFLSLFKTHRFCWQSAAKLMDFRYEEFDIPYEDTTLQGFFIGHRSDKSPRPLCIFNNGSDGPILDWWTMGGAGMFERGYNLVTFDGPGQGSSLFEKNLHLRYDWEKVITPVINSIIDRPEVDNNKIVLLGISQAGYWVSRAAAYEKRLKAIVTDPGVCDVSSSWTAHLPKEMHDLLQSDNKDMFNKYMLEGFKQMPEAEIMFNFRARPYGFNNPYDTYKEVQKYNLTGIAEKISCPVIITSPENESFWPGQSQQLYDMIRAPKQMIVFTATEGANFHCEPKARVLWEQRVLDSLDDILKL